The nucleotide sequence CGGGCACCGCGATCCTGGAGACCGCCGAGAGGCTCACCGATCACGAAGGCGAACCGGCGCTCCAGCAGTACCTGCTGCTCATCGGCGCGCTGCGCAGCCTCGACGCGCGGGCGCACGAAGCCGGGCTCGTGCTGGACGCCTTCCTGCTGCGGTCGCTCGCGGTCGCGGGCTACGCGCCGAGCTTCGGCGACTGCGCGCGCTGCGGGCTCACCGGGCGGCACCGGTTCTTCTCGGTGGCGGGAGGCGGCGCCGTATGCGGGGACTGCCGCCCGGCCGGATCCGTCGTACCCTCTCCCGAGACCCTCGATCTGCTCGGCGCGCTGCTGGCCGGAGACTGGGCGTGTGCCGACGCGAGTGAGGCTCGGCACCGGCGCGAGGGCAGCGGCCTCGTGGCCGCGTATCTGCAATGGCACTTGGAGCGGGGCATCCGCTCGCTGAGACTGGTGGAGCGATCATCGTGAGTCAGGCACGCGGCCGATGGTGGCTGCCTTCCTTCGGCCGGAAGGCTCGGCAGCCGGCGGTGCGGGCCGGGGTCCGGCGGCCCCATGAGTACCGCGACCCGAAACCGCACGCCGGAGGCGCGCTGCCGCCGGACTTCCCGCGCGACGCGGTGCCCCGGCACGTGGCCCTGGTGATGGACGGAAACGGGCGGTGGGCCAAGGAGCGCGGGCTCGCGCGGACCGACGGGCACACCGCGGGCGAGGCGTCGCTCTTCGACGTCGTCGAGGGCGCGGCCCAGATCGGCGTCGAATACGTCTCGGCGTACGCGTTCTCCACCGAGAACTGGAAGCGCTCACCCGAAGAGGTGCGCTTCCTGATGGGCTTCAACATCGAGACCATCCACCGGCGCATCGACGAGATGGACGAGCTGGGCGTGCGCATCCGCTGGTGCGGGCGCCGGCCGCGCCTGTGGCAGAGCGTGATCCGCGAGCTGGAGATCGCCGAGGAGCGGACCAAGGGCAACACGCGCCTCACGCTGGCGATGTGCATCAACTACGGCGGACGCGCCGAGATCGTCGACGCGGCGGCGGCGCTCGCGGAGGACGTGCGGGCCGGCAGGCTCGACCCGAAGCGGATCGACGAGGAGGTTTTCGCCCGGTACCTTGACGAGCCCGACATGCCGGACGTCGACCTCTTCATCCGCTCGTCGGGCGAGCAGCGGACCTCGAACTTCCTTCTGTGGCAGTCCGCGTACGCCGAAATGGTGTTCGACAACGTGCTGTGGCCCGACTTCGACCGCACCCACCTGTGGAAGGCGGTCGAGTCGTACGTCGCCCGCGACCGGCGGTACGGGGGAGCGCTGCCCAACGTCGTGTCGGCCGCTGCGCCGAACGCGAACAGCGAGTCGAAAGTCCGGTAAACGAGGGGCAAAGCGGGCCGCTCGCGGGTGACAGATGCCGGTGTCGGCGCCGAGGGAATGCCAGCATGAACGGCATGTCCGAGCAGATCGTGCCCGCCCCCGGCCACTCGCCCCCGGCCGCCGACGCCCCGCCCGAAGGGGACGCGTCCGGCGCGTCCGCCGCGACGGCGCGGACGACGGAGACAGCACAGACCGCGCGGCCCGAGGCGACCACGGCGCCGAGACCGCGTGCCGCCGCGCCGTCGCCGGGCCGTCCCGAGCGGGCGGCCGACCGCCCGTGGCGTCCCGGTCAGCTGGAGATCTTCGTCGTCGCGCTGCTGGCGCTGCTGATCGGGCAGTCGTGGATCGCCGACCGGCTCGACTCCCGGGCCGTCCAGACGTGGAGCACGGTCTTCGTGGCCATCGCCGTGCAGGCGCTGCCGTTCCTCGTCCTGGGCACGGTCATCTCGGCGGCGATCACCGCTTTCGTGCCCGCGTCGGTGTTCACCAAGGTGCTGCCCCGCAACCAGGCCCTGGCGGTGCCGGTCGCGGGGGCCGCGGGGGCCGTGCTGCCGGGCTGCGAGTGCGCCTCCGTTCCGGTCGCGGGCGGCCTCATGGCCCGCGGCGTCGCGCCGTCCGCCGCACTCGCGTTCCTCCTGTCCGCCCCCGCGATCAACCCGATCGTCATGACCGCCACGGCCGTCGCCTTTCCCGGCCGTCCCGAGATGGTCGTCGCGCGCTTCGTGGCCTCGCTC is from Yinghuangia sp. ASG 101 and encodes:
- a CDS encoding permease codes for the protein MNGMSEQIVPAPGHSPPAADAPPEGDASGASAATARTTETAQTARPEATTAPRPRAAAPSPGRPERAADRPWRPGQLEIFVVALLALLIGQSWIADRLDSRAVQTWSTVFVAIAVQALPFLVLGTVISAAITAFVPASVFTKVLPRNQALAVPVAGAAGAVLPGCECASVPVAGGLMARGVAPSAALAFLLSAPAINPIVMTATAVAFPGRPEMVVARFVASLATAVVMGWLWVRFGKAEWLRIPKRFSQPPSGSRWEDFRTGMQHDFLHAGGFLVVGAITAATLNVTVPREVIDAVSDNWWIELIALAFLAVILAVCSEADAFVAASLTGFSSTAKLAFMVVGPMVDVKLIALQSGTFGKSFAIRFSTATFVVAVLTSIVIGWWLL
- a CDS encoding isoprenyl transferase, which translates into the protein MRAGVRRPHEYRDPKPHAGGALPPDFPRDAVPRHVALVMDGNGRWAKERGLARTDGHTAGEASLFDVVEGAAQIGVEYVSAYAFSTENWKRSPEEVRFLMGFNIETIHRRIDEMDELGVRIRWCGRRPRLWQSVIRELEIAEERTKGNTRLTLAMCINYGGRAEIVDAAAALAEDVRAGRLDPKRIDEEVFARYLDEPDMPDVDLFIRSSGEQRTSNFLLWQSAYAEMVFDNVLWPDFDRTHLWKAVESYVARDRRYGGALPNVVSAAAPNANSESKVR
- the recO gene encoding DNA repair protein RecO, encoding MSLYRDEGVVLRTQKLGEADRIITLLTRGHGRIRAVARGVRRTKSKFGARVEPFAHVDVQFFVKGSDFPGRGLPVITQAETLGAYGGSLVSDYPAYTAGTAILETAERLTDHEGEPALQQYLLLIGALRSLDARAHEAGLVLDAFLLRSLAVAGYAPSFGDCARCGLTGRHRFFSVAGGGAVCGDCRPAGSVVPSPETLDLLGALLAGDWACADASEARHRREGSGLVAAYLQWHLERGIRSLRLVERSS